One stretch of Micromonospora echinospora DNA includes these proteins:
- the kdpF gene encoding K(+)-transporting ATPase subunit F — protein sequence MSAVNAVGLVLAIGLGVFLVVALLFPERF from the coding sequence GTGAGCGCCGTCAACGCCGTCGGCTTGGTGCTGGCGATCGGGCTGGGCGTGTTCCTGGTCGTCGCCCTGCTGTTCCCGGAGCGCTTCTGA
- a CDS encoding GAF and ANTAR domain-containing protein has translation MPHAHPDLAAALIRLARIKYDEVDLDVVLSTIAQVAKDTLPGTAEVSVTLVQGTRAHTAAYTGELALTLDEWQYAHGRGPCLDAATTGTAMLVPDMSAESRWPEWAARAHGAGAASSLSVGLPIQEAMVGALNIYGAAPGVLDEQVELAQTLAGYAAIALANVHLYESTATLAQQMQEAMQSRAVIEQAKGIIMGQRRCSADEAFAILARVSQDSNRKLREVAESLVHRAVHGPRD, from the coding sequence ATGCCGCACGCCCACCCCGACCTCGCCGCCGCCTTGATCAGGCTCGCTCGGATCAAGTACGACGAGGTCGACCTGGACGTGGTGCTGTCGACCATCGCGCAGGTCGCCAAGGACACCCTCCCCGGCACCGCCGAGGTGTCGGTGACCCTGGTCCAGGGCACCCGGGCGCACACCGCCGCGTACACCGGCGAGCTGGCGCTGACCCTCGACGAGTGGCAGTACGCGCACGGCCGCGGTCCGTGCCTGGACGCCGCCACCACCGGCACCGCGATGCTGGTGCCCGACATGTCGGCGGAGAGCCGCTGGCCGGAGTGGGCGGCCCGGGCGCACGGGGCGGGTGCGGCCAGCTCGCTGTCGGTCGGCCTGCCCATCCAGGAGGCGATGGTCGGCGCGCTGAACATCTACGGCGCGGCGCCCGGTGTCCTGGACGAGCAGGTCGAACTGGCGCAGACGCTGGCCGGATACGCCGCCATCGCGCTGGCGAACGTCCACCTCTACGAGAGCACCGCGACGCTGGCTCAGCAGATGCAGGAGGCCATGCAGAGCCGGGCCGTGATCGAACAGGCCAAGGGCATCATCATGGGTCAGCGGCGCTGCTCGGCCGACGAGGCGTTCGCCATCCTGGCCCGGGTGTCGCAGGACTCCAACCGCAAGCTGCGTGAGGTCGCCGAGTCACTTGTGCACCGCGCGGTGCACGGCCCTCGCGACTGA
- a CDS encoding ATP-binding cassette domain-containing protein, translated as MTTTTSPMVEATGLRKAYRKQVVLDGVDLRVAEATVFALLGPNGAGKTTTVQILSTLIPPDGGTVRVAGHDLAAEPDRVRAVIGVTGQFSAVDALLTGAENLRLMTDLRHLGRIEGRRVVDDLLARFDLTDAADKPVAAYSGGMKRRLDLAMTLVGRPRLIFLDEPTAGLDPRSRRAMWQIVRELVAEGTTVFLTTQYLEEADHLADRVALLDGGRLVAEGSPAELKRLVPGGHVRLHFTDPAQLAAAAGLFPAATRHDDDLTLRVPGDGGVSGVKALLDRLDAAGVAVESMSLHTPDLDDVFLALTGHRTEEKVTA; from the coding sequence ATGACGACGACAACCTCACCGATGGTCGAGGCGACCGGGTTGCGCAAGGCGTACCGGAAGCAGGTGGTGCTCGACGGCGTCGACCTGCGCGTAGCCGAGGCCACGGTCTTCGCCCTGCTCGGCCCGAACGGCGCCGGCAAGACCACCACAGTGCAGATCCTCTCCACGCTGATCCCACCGGACGGCGGAACCGTGCGCGTCGCCGGCCACGACCTGGCCGCCGAGCCGGACCGGGTACGCGCCGTGATCGGCGTGACCGGCCAGTTCTCCGCCGTCGACGCGTTGCTCACCGGCGCGGAGAACCTGCGGCTGATGACCGACCTGCGGCATCTGGGCCGAATCGAGGGACGGCGGGTGGTGGACGACCTGCTGGCCCGCTTCGACCTGACCGACGCGGCGGACAAGCCGGTGGCGGCGTACTCGGGCGGGATGAAACGGCGGCTGGACCTGGCGATGACGCTTGTCGGCCGCCCCCGGCTGATCTTCCTGGACGAGCCGACGGCCGGCCTGGACCCGCGCAGCCGGCGGGCCATGTGGCAGATCGTGCGGGAGTTGGTGGCCGAGGGCACCACCGTCTTCCTGACCACTCAGTACCTGGAGGAGGCCGACCACCTGGCCGACCGGGTCGCGTTGCTCGACGGCGGTCGCCTCGTCGCCGAGGGCAGCCCGGCCGAGCTGAAGCGGCTGGTGCCCGGCGGTCACGTACGCCTGCACTTCACCGACCCGGCGCAACTGGCCGCGGCGGCCGGGCTGTTCCCGGCGGCCACCCGGCACGACGACGACCTCACGCTGCGGGTCCCCGGCGACGGCGGCGTCAGCGGGGTGAAGGCCCTGCTCGACCGGCTCGACGCGGCCGGCGTCGCCGTCGAGTCGATGAGCCTGCACACCCCCGACCTGGACGACGTCTTCCTGGCCCTCACCGGCCACCGCACCGAGGAGAAGGTGACCGCATGA
- a CDS encoding DUF2786 domain-containing protein encodes MSPADRLLDDAVATARGTDVRAAERALDGLVVADGAAVDAALLARLTRDVGRLWPRGWQPADLDRLATRRLTPRGARLLRDAMAAQRRTLPAPVPEWFDAQLTEAGARWDDDAGWLDRRADGDRITALRDAVDALVLVAGLPPIAVLRPPPGSAAVPRAAATPSGSRMLDRVRALLAKAESTAYPAEAEAFTAKAQELMARHSIDAALLDAAAERSGAPGGVRIGVDAPYAAAKALLVQEVAAANRCESVWSDDLGFATVLGFPADLAAVELLHTSLLVQATAAMLRGRGERGKAGGRRTKGYDESFLNAFALRIGDRLREASAVAAEESDDDRLLPVLAARSDAVRERVDQLFPGTTRHRLQVRDEQGWVSGTSAADRASLDPGRAARRPVRGVR; translated from the coding sequence GTGTCACCAGCCGACCGACTGCTCGACGACGCCGTGGCGACGGCGCGCGGCACCGACGTACGCGCCGCCGAACGGGCCCTCGACGGGCTGGTGGTGGCCGACGGCGCCGCGGTGGACGCGGCGCTGCTGGCCCGGCTGACCCGGGACGTGGGCCGGCTCTGGCCACGCGGCTGGCAGCCCGCCGACCTGGACCGGCTCGCCACCCGGCGGCTGACCCCGCGCGGGGCCCGCCTGCTGCGCGACGCCATGGCCGCGCAGCGGCGCACCCTGCCGGCGCCCGTCCCGGAGTGGTTCGACGCGCAGCTCACCGAGGCCGGCGCCCGCTGGGACGACGACGCGGGCTGGCTGGACCGGCGCGCCGACGGCGACCGGATCACCGCGCTGCGGGACGCCGTCGACGCGCTCGTCCTGGTGGCGGGGCTGCCGCCGATCGCGGTGCTGCGGCCCCCGCCGGGCTCGGCCGCCGTCCCACGCGCCGCCGCGACGCCGAGCGGTTCCCGGATGCTCGACCGGGTACGCGCGCTGCTCGCCAAGGCCGAGTCGACCGCCTATCCGGCCGAGGCGGAGGCGTTCACCGCGAAGGCGCAGGAGCTGATGGCCCGGCACAGCATCGACGCGGCGCTGCTCGACGCCGCCGCCGAGCGGTCCGGTGCTCCGGGCGGGGTCCGGATCGGCGTCGACGCCCCGTACGCGGCGGCGAAGGCGCTGCTGGTCCAGGAGGTGGCGGCGGCGAACCGGTGCGAGTCGGTCTGGTCCGACGACCTGGGTTTCGCCACGGTGCTCGGCTTCCCGGCCGACCTGGCCGCGGTAGAGCTGCTGCACACCTCGCTGCTGGTGCAGGCCACCGCCGCGATGCTGCGCGGCCGGGGTGAGCGCGGCAAGGCCGGCGGACGGCGCACCAAGGGCTACGACGAGTCGTTCCTCAACGCGTTCGCGCTGCGGATCGGCGACCGGTTGCGCGAGGCGAGCGCGGTCGCGGCCGAGGAGAGCGACGACGACCGGCTGCTGCCGGTGCTCGCGGCCCGCTCGGACGCCGTCCGGGAACGCGTCGACCAGCTCTTTCCCGGCACCACGCGGCACCGGCTCCAGGTGCGCGACGAACAGGGCTGGGTCTCCGGCACCAGCGCGGCCGACCGCGCCTCACTCGATCCGGGACGCGCGGCGCGCCGCCCGGTGCGCGGGGTCCGCTGA
- a CDS encoding methyltransferase domain-containing protein: protein MTAPDLPRSFTIREGDLRILNPFDDVKLATLGRAIRLRPGDELLDLCSGKGELLCTWARDHGVTGTGVDISSAFTAAARERASELGVAEHVRFVHGDAAAYSPERPVDVAACVGATWIGDGVPGTLELLDRALRPGGMALVGEPYWRRDPPDEEAVTGSHARSRDEFHDLPGLVRLFGECGWDLVEMVLADQDSWDRYAAAHWLNLRRWLDANPDDELAPELRRELTEDPLRYLRFQREYMGWGVFALLRR from the coding sequence ATGACAGCACCGGACCTGCCGCGCAGCTTCACCATCCGCGAGGGCGACCTGCGGATCCTCAACCCGTTCGACGACGTCAAGCTGGCCACGCTGGGCCGCGCGATCCGGCTGCGACCGGGCGACGAGCTGCTGGATCTGTGCAGCGGCAAGGGCGAGCTGCTCTGCACCTGGGCCCGCGACCACGGGGTCACCGGCACCGGCGTCGACATCAGCAGCGCCTTCACCGCCGCCGCCCGGGAACGCGCCTCGGAACTGGGCGTGGCCGAGCACGTACGGTTCGTGCACGGCGACGCGGCGGCGTACTCACCGGAGCGGCCGGTCGACGTGGCGGCCTGTGTCGGGGCGACCTGGATCGGCGACGGGGTGCCGGGCACGCTGGAACTGCTCGACCGGGCGCTGCGGCCCGGCGGCATGGCGCTGGTCGGCGAGCCCTACTGGCGGCGGGACCCGCCGGACGAGGAGGCGGTCACCGGCTCGCACGCCCGGTCCCGGGACGAGTTCCACGACCTGCCCGGCCTGGTGCGGCTCTTCGGCGAGTGCGGCTGGGACCTGGTCGAGATGGTCCTCGCCGACCAGGACAGCTGGGACCGGTACGCGGCCGCGCACTGGCTGAACCTGCGCCGCTGGCTGGACGCCAATCCGGACGACGAACTGGCCCCGGAGCTGCGGCGGGAGCTGACCGAGGACCCGCTGCGGTACCTCCGCTTCCAGCGCGAGTACATGGGGTGGGGAGTGTTCGCGCTGTTGCGACGGTGA
- a CDS encoding ATP-binding protein gives MGQLRTSPPPPQASELERWVLDSPEDLRVLRASLRDALNRHGLVQGEDLDEVPHLVVLVATELASNALRHGRPPTIITLLTTDDRFLLDVADHDVSSVPELTDISPTDSGGRGLFLAQSVSLDVGWYATGSTKNIWAAFSR, from the coding sequence ATGGGACAGTTGCGCACCTCGCCGCCGCCGCCACAGGCCTCGGAGCTGGAGCGGTGGGTGCTCGACTCCCCGGAGGATCTGCGCGTCCTGCGCGCCTCGCTGCGCGACGCGCTGAACCGGCACGGCCTGGTGCAGGGTGAGGACCTGGACGAGGTGCCGCACCTGGTCGTGCTGGTCGCCACCGAACTGGCCAGCAACGCGCTGCGGCACGGCCGCCCGCCCACCATCATCACGCTGCTCACCACCGACGACCGGTTCCTGCTCGACGTGGCCGACCACGACGTCAGCTCGGTGCCGGAGCTGACCGACATCAGCCCGACGGACTCGGGCGGGCGCGGACTGTTCCTGGCCCAGTCGGTCTCGCTCGACGTCGGCTGGTACGCCACCGGGTCCACCAAGAACATCTGGGCCGCGTTCTCCCGCTGA
- the kdpA gene encoding potassium-transporting ATPase subunit KdpA, which yields MSMTTAGVLFVLSLVAALVAVHRPFGDHMYRVVAGTRSSLLERGIYRLVGVNPAAEQTWGVYARSVLAFSAVSLLFLYAFQRLQNHLWLSLGFEPVVPHGAWNTAVSFVTNTNWQWYSGESTMGHLVQMAGLAVQNFVSAAVGIAVAVALVRGFARSRTGELGNFWVDLTRVTLRILLPIAVLGALALMLGGVVQNLSGGTDVTTLTGGAQTITGGPVAGQEVIKELGTNGGGFYNANSAHPFENPTAWTNWLEIFLILVIPFSLPRVFGRMVGQKRQGYAIAAVMAILALASITLTNVFELAGHGTVPQAVGAALEGKEVRFDVSNSATFAAATTLTSTGAVNSFHDSYTALGGMMTLGNMMLGEVAPGGVGAGLYGLLILAVITVFVAGLMVGRTPEYLGKKIGSREIKFASMYFLITPALVLAGTAAAFATGNDSTTLNVGPHGLSEVLYAFTSASNNNGSAFAGITVNTQWWNIALGLCMLLGRFLPIIFVLALAGSLARQQPTPASEGTLPTHRPLFVGMVVGVTVVLVALTFLPALALGPLAEGL from the coding sequence ATGAGCATGACGACAGCCGGCGTGCTCTTCGTCCTGTCGCTGGTGGCGGCGCTCGTCGCCGTGCACCGGCCGTTCGGCGACCACATGTACCGGGTGGTCGCCGGAACCCGGTCGTCCCTCCTCGAGCGGGGGATCTACCGCCTGGTCGGGGTCAACCCGGCCGCCGAGCAGACCTGGGGCGTGTACGCCCGCTCGGTGCTGGCCTTCTCGGCGGTGTCCCTGCTGTTCCTGTACGCGTTCCAGCGTCTGCAGAACCACCTGTGGCTCTCGCTGGGCTTCGAACCGGTGGTGCCGCACGGTGCCTGGAACACCGCTGTGTCGTTCGTGACCAACACGAACTGGCAGTGGTACTCGGGTGAGTCGACGATGGGCCACCTGGTGCAGATGGCCGGCCTGGCGGTGCAGAACTTCGTCTCGGCCGCGGTCGGCATCGCCGTCGCGGTGGCGCTGGTCCGGGGCTTCGCCCGCAGCCGCACCGGCGAGCTGGGCAACTTCTGGGTCGACCTGACCCGGGTCACGCTGCGGATCCTGCTGCCGATCGCGGTGCTCGGCGCGCTCGCGCTGATGCTCGGCGGCGTGGTGCAGAACCTGTCCGGCGGCACCGACGTGACCACGCTGACCGGCGGCGCCCAGACGATCACCGGCGGGCCGGTGGCCGGTCAGGAGGTCATCAAGGAGCTGGGCACAAACGGCGGCGGCTTCTACAACGCCAACAGCGCCCACCCGTTCGAGAACCCGACCGCGTGGACGAACTGGCTGGAGATCTTCCTGATCCTGGTGATCCCGTTCAGCCTGCCGCGGGTCTTCGGCCGGATGGTGGGGCAGAAGCGGCAGGGCTACGCGATCGCCGCGGTGATGGCGATCCTCGCGCTTGCCAGCATCACCCTCACCAACGTGTTCGAGCTGGCCGGCCACGGCACGGTGCCGCAGGCCGTCGGCGCGGCGCTGGAGGGCAAGGAGGTGCGCTTCGACGTGTCCAACTCGGCCACGTTCGCGGCGGCCACCACGCTCACCTCGACCGGCGCGGTCAACTCGTTCCACGACTCGTACACCGCTCTGGGCGGCATGATGACGCTGGGCAACATGATGCTCGGCGAGGTCGCGCCCGGCGGCGTCGGCGCCGGCCTGTACGGGCTGCTGATCCTCGCCGTGATCACGGTGTTCGTGGCCGGCCTGATGGTCGGGCGTACGCCCGAGTACCTGGGCAAGAAGATCGGCTCGCGCGAGATCAAGTTCGCCTCGATGTACTTCCTGATCACCCCGGCGCTGGTGCTCGCCGGCACCGCCGCCGCGTTCGCCACCGGCAACGACTCGACAACGCTCAACGTCGGGCCGCACGGACTGTCCGAAGTGCTCTACGCGTTCACCTCGGCCAGCAACAACAACGGCTCCGCGTTCGCCGGCATCACCGTGAACACGCAGTGGTGGAACATCGCGCTCGGGCTCTGCATGCTGCTCGGCCGGTTCCTGCCGATCATCTTCGTGCTCGCGCTGGCCGGCTCGCTCGCCCGCCAGCAACCCACACCCGCCTCCGAGGGCACCCTGCCGACCCACCGGCCGCTGTTCGTCGGCATGGTCGTCGGCGTCACCGTGGTCCTCGTCGCGCTCACGTTCCTTCCCGCGCTCGCGCTCGGCCCGCTGGCCGAAGGGCTGTGA
- a CDS encoding DUF3152 domain-containing protein: MGGRDRGLHRRRRRPRSGRILAVVLVGAVLAAGGYAARHADLLDRVDVRRTVQAAAPSAPAPDARPSPTAVPTPVPAAGRVAPGIGYPPRGSGAFRTADTVGAVAGRSGELLRYRVAVEDGIRNVDVERFAREVAATLADRRGWTGDGRWRLQRVGRDDRADFTVLLTTPVTRGRLCGDPSDRYTSCRNGDQVVINVARWVYGVPHVTDLDRYRQYLLNHEVGHRLGRGHERCPRAGGPAPVMVQQTLGLHGCTPNPWPIVDGEPLAGPPGQYDDPIPAGDR, from the coding sequence GTGGGCGGGCGTGACCGAGGGCTGCACCGGCGACGGCGGAGGCCGCGATCCGGGCGGATCCTGGCGGTGGTCCTGGTCGGGGCCGTGCTCGCCGCCGGCGGGTACGCGGCCCGGCACGCGGACCTGCTGGACCGCGTCGACGTGCGGCGGACCGTGCAGGCGGCGGCGCCGAGCGCGCCCGCGCCGGACGCGCGTCCCTCGCCGACGGCGGTGCCGACGCCGGTCCCGGCGGCCGGACGGGTGGCCCCCGGCATCGGCTACCCGCCCCGGGGCAGCGGCGCGTTCCGCACCGCCGACACCGTCGGCGCGGTGGCCGGGCGCTCCGGCGAACTGCTGCGCTACCGGGTCGCCGTCGAGGACGGCATCCGCAACGTGGACGTGGAACGCTTCGCCCGCGAGGTCGCGGCGACGCTCGCCGACCGGCGGGGCTGGACCGGCGACGGCCGGTGGCGGCTGCAACGGGTGGGCCGCGACGACAGGGCCGACTTCACAGTGCTGCTCACCACGCCGGTGACCCGGGGGCGGCTCTGCGGCGACCCGAGCGACAGATACACGTCCTGCCGCAACGGCGACCAGGTGGTGATCAACGTGGCCCGCTGGGTGTACGGGGTGCCGCACGTCACCGACCTCGACCGCTACCGGCAGTACCTGCTCAACCACGAGGTCGGCCACCGGCTGGGCCGGGGACACGAGCGCTGCCCCCGGGCCGGCGGTCCGGCGCCGGTGATGGTGCAGCAGACGCTCGGGCTGCACGGGTGCACGCCGAACCCGTGGCCGATCGTGGACGGCGAACCGCTCGCCGGGCCGCCCGGCCAGTACGACGACCCGATCCCGGCCGGCGACCGCTGA
- a CDS encoding ABC transporter permease produces the protein MSTLAHTVGDSATMLRRNLKHAVRYPSLTAVVIALPVVFLLLFVYVFGGTLGNGLGGVAGGRSAYVDYVTPGILLLALAGAAQGTAISVAMDMTEGIVARFRTMSIARAAVLTGHVVGAVTQTLIGLAVVVAVALLVGFRPDAGPAQWLAAAGLLTLTAFAITWLSVALGMVPKSVESASNLPMPLMLLPFLGSGFVPTDSMPGWLAWFAGHQPFTPIMETLRGLLLAGPVDGGDALAAVAWCAGISLVGYLWARRLYDRDPSR, from the coding sequence ATGAGCACGCTCGCCCACACCGTCGGCGACTCGGCGACGATGCTGCGCCGCAACCTGAAGCACGCGGTGCGCTATCCGTCCCTGACAGCAGTGGTGATCGCCCTGCCGGTGGTCTTCCTGCTGCTGTTCGTCTACGTCTTCGGCGGCACGCTCGGCAACGGGCTCGGCGGCGTGGCCGGGGGCCGGTCCGCGTACGTCGACTACGTGACCCCCGGCATCCTGCTGCTCGCCCTGGCCGGCGCGGCGCAGGGCACCGCGATCTCGGTGGCCATGGACATGACCGAGGGCATCGTGGCCCGGTTCCGCACCATGTCCATCGCCCGCGCGGCGGTGCTCACCGGCCACGTCGTGGGCGCGGTGACGCAGACGCTGATCGGGCTGGCGGTGGTGGTCGCCGTGGCGCTGCTCGTCGGCTTCCGGCCGGATGCCGGCCCGGCGCAGTGGCTCGCCGCGGCCGGGCTGCTCACACTCACCGCGTTCGCCATCACCTGGCTGTCGGTCGCGCTGGGCATGGTGCCCAAGAGCGTGGAGAGCGCCAGCAACCTGCCGATGCCGCTGATGCTGCTGCCGTTCCTGGGCAGCGGTTTCGTGCCGACCGACTCGATGCCCGGGTGGCTCGCCTGGTTCGCCGGGCACCAGCCGTTCACCCCGATCATGGAGACGTTGCGCGGGCTGCTCCTGGCCGGTCCGGTCGACGGCGGCGACGCGCTCGCCGCGGTGGCCTGGTGTGCCGGGATCAGCCTGGTGGGCTACCTGTGGGCGCGCCGGCTGTACGACCGGGACCCGTCCCGCTGA
- a CDS encoding ATP-binding protein encodes MATELTLLSDVVCRGVPVGGARLRGLLALLAGRLRAGCGTGALVEALWPDEPPRHPVKALQILVSRARAELGADLIVRTATGYRLALTDAQVDAAAVLRHATAAARHARAGQHADALAEAEAGLAYWAGPPGDEPGEGDPLTALRAERAATYRALSRARAIALSRLGRPAEALPGLAALAAGTRHDEELLAELLRCEAAVTSRSAALTRYDDYRRSLRDELGADPGPALRELHRELLDGESRVARPGIPYEPNPLLGRDDDLTAVESLLTHARVVSVVGPGGLGKTRLAYAVARRAPQRAVRLVALGAVTADGDVPDAVAAALGVGEPVAGPVGALPVPADPVAAIVTALGAGPVLLVLDNCEQVVRGVAELVAALLAATRELRVLTTSRTPLGLTSEAVHALPELPLDTAVELFTQRARAARPGVVLPAEQVAEVCRHLDGMPLAIELAAARVRAMSVPELARRLDDRFGLLRGGPRDAPPRHHTLHAVVDWSWNLLRPEGRAALRALSVFPDGFTTAAADRVLGDDALPVLEHLVDQSLLRVEETPEAIRFRMLETVREFGAARRAEAGETDRVAAAFLAWAREFGLGQHETLLGPEPFTALAAVRSEQDNLVAALRLASARSDAPTVVGVAAALAALWTLDTSYTRMLALVADTDFLLSHYRPAPEFVAPARTVAVLGVAHTLMIAGRRATRSLVVLRRLPPPPTDDLVGAMATVLGAIPEIVADPAALAALRAHPQPLVAAMANGLASYLLEQAGRPDDALDAARRMLDALAHRPIPWLRVLVHSRIGELCMQTERSAEARDHLTAALDLLADSGPWWDRLQIRWSLVLVNLGLGDVDDAERWLRLATADACDGRYDAAPAQDDQYGMRAYERGIRAEFALARGDVDAGLAGWREALDGLRQPADPLIWSGPPGDAPWHLEIRAAALAAHARHGRLDLVPGLADALRRRSAALLADPIADAPGFLVQLPIHGSLLLAVALVELDRSGGAGDKAAGARLVALAERFGYQRNFQPTMSSAAARQAAYDADRAAYDAARASYAALDHDELRLVAVAELSGTGPGRTAGAPTGSPPG; translated from the coding sequence GTGGCCACCGAACTGACCCTGCTGTCGGACGTGGTCTGCCGGGGTGTGCCGGTCGGTGGGGCCCGGCTGCGCGGGCTGCTGGCGCTGCTGGCCGGGCGGCTCAGGGCGGGCTGCGGCACCGGTGCGCTGGTCGAGGCGCTCTGGCCGGACGAACCGCCCCGGCACCCGGTGAAGGCGTTGCAGATCCTGGTGTCCCGGGCCCGCGCCGAGCTGGGCGCCGACCTGATCGTGCGAACCGCCACCGGCTACCGGCTGGCGCTCACCGACGCGCAGGTGGACGCGGCGGCGGTGCTGCGGCACGCCACGGCGGCGGCCCGGCACGCGCGGGCGGGCCAGCACGCGGACGCGCTGGCCGAGGCGGAGGCAGGGCTGGCGTACTGGGCCGGTCCGCCGGGCGACGAGCCGGGCGAGGGCGATCCGCTCACCGCGTTGCGCGCGGAGCGGGCGGCCACCTACCGCGCGCTGTCCCGGGCCCGGGCGATCGCGTTGTCCCGGCTCGGCCGGCCTGCGGAGGCGCTGCCCGGGCTCGCCGCGCTGGCCGCCGGGACCCGCCACGACGAGGAGCTGCTGGCCGAACTGCTCCGCTGCGAGGCGGCGGTGACCAGCCGGTCGGCGGCGCTGACCCGGTACGACGACTACCGCCGCTCGCTCCGCGACGAGCTGGGCGCCGACCCCGGGCCGGCGCTGCGCGAGCTGCACCGGGAGTTGCTCGACGGGGAGAGCCGGGTGGCCCGGCCCGGCATCCCGTACGAGCCGAACCCGCTGCTCGGCCGCGACGACGACCTGACCGCCGTGGAGTCCCTGCTGACCCACGCCCGGGTGGTCTCCGTCGTCGGTCCCGGCGGGCTGGGCAAGACCCGGCTCGCGTACGCGGTGGCCCGGCGCGCGCCGCAACGCGCCGTACGTCTGGTGGCGCTCGGCGCGGTCACCGCCGACGGCGACGTGCCGGACGCGGTCGCGGCGGCGCTGGGGGTCGGCGAGCCGGTCGCCGGCCCGGTCGGCGCGCTGCCGGTGCCCGCCGACCCGGTCGCCGCGATAGTGACGGCGCTCGGCGCCGGGCCGGTGCTGCTGGTGCTGGACAACTGCGAGCAGGTGGTCCGGGGCGTCGCCGAGCTGGTGGCGGCGCTGCTGGCGGCGACCCGGGAGCTGCGGGTCCTGACCACCAGCCGCACCCCGCTCGGGTTGACGTCGGAGGCGGTGCACGCGCTGCCCGAACTGCCGCTGGACACGGCCGTGGAGTTGTTCACGCAGCGGGCCCGGGCCGCCCGGCCGGGCGTGGTGCTGCCCGCCGAGCAGGTGGCCGAGGTATGCCGGCACCTGGACGGGATGCCGCTGGCGATCGAGCTGGCCGCGGCCCGGGTCCGGGCGATGAGCGTGCCGGAGCTGGCCCGCCGGCTGGACGACCGGTTCGGGCTGCTGCGCGGCGGCCCACGGGACGCCCCGCCGCGCCACCACACGCTGCACGCGGTGGTCGACTGGAGCTGGAACCTGCTGCGGCCGGAGGGGCGGGCGGCGCTGCGGGCGCTGTCGGTGTTCCCCGACGGCTTCACCACGGCGGCGGCCGACCGGGTGCTGGGCGACGACGCGCTGCCGGTGCTGGAACATCTGGTCGACCAGTCGCTGCTGCGCGTGGAGGAGACGCCGGAGGCGATCCGGTTCCGGATGCTGGAGACGGTGCGGGAGTTCGGCGCGGCCCGCCGGGCCGAGGCCGGCGAGACGGACCGTGTCGCGGCGGCGTTCCTCGCCTGGGCCCGCGAGTTCGGCCTCGGGCAGCACGAGACGCTGCTCGGCCCCGAGCCGTTCACCGCCCTGGCGGCGGTCCGGTCCGAACAGGACAATCTCGTCGCCGCGCTGCGACTGGCCTCGGCCCGGTCGGACGCGCCCACGGTGGTCGGCGTCGCCGCCGCGCTCGCCGCGTTGTGGACACTCGACACCAGCTACACCCGGATGCTCGCGCTGGTGGCCGACACCGACTTCCTGCTGTCCCACTACCGGCCCGCGCCGGAGTTCGTGGCGCCGGCTCGTACCGTAGCCGTGCTCGGCGTGGCGCACACCCTGATGATCGCCGGGCGGCGGGCGACCCGCTCGCTCGTGGTGCTGCGGAGACTGCCGCCGCCCCCGACGGACGACCTGGTCGGCGCGATGGCGACGGTCCTGGGCGCGATCCCCGAGATCGTGGCCGACCCGGCCGCGCTCGCCGCGCTGCGCGCGCATCCGCAGCCGCTGGTCGCCGCGATGGCGAACGGCCTGGCCAGCTACCTGCTGGAGCAGGCCGGGCGGCCGGACGACGCGCTGGACGCGGCGCGGCGGATGCTGGACGCGCTGGCCCACCGGCCGATCCCGTGGCTGCGGGTGCTCGTCCACTCGCGGATCGGCGAGTTGTGCATGCAGACCGAACGCTCGGCGGAGGCCCGGGATCACCTGACCGCCGCGCTGGACCTGCTCGCCGACTCCGGCCCGTGGTGGGACCGGCTCCAGATCCGGTGGAGCCTGGTCCTGGTGAACCTCGGGCTCGGCGACGTCGACGACGCGGAACGCTGGCTGCGGCTGGCCACCGCCGACGCCTGCGACGGCCGGTACGACGCCGCGCCGGCGCAGGACGACCAGTACGGGATGCGGGCGTACGAGCGCGGCATCCGGGCCGAATTCGCGCTGGCCCGGGGCGACGTCGACGCCGGGCTGGCCGGCTGGCGGGAGGCGCTGGACGGGTTGCGGCAGCCGGCGGACCCGCTCATCTGGTCCGGCCCGCCCGGCGACGCGCCGTGGCACCTGGAGATCCGGGCGGCCGCCCTGGCGGCACACGCCCGGCACGGCCGGCTGGACCTGGTGCCGGGGCTCGCCGACGCGCTGCGCCGCAGGAGCGCGGCTCTGCTGGCCGACCCGATCGCCGACGCGCCGGGCTTTCTCGTGCAACTGCCGATCCACGGGTCTCTGCTGCTCGCCGTCGCCCTGGTCGAGCTGGACCGGTCGGGTGGTGCCGGCGACAAGGCTGCCGGCGCCCGGCTCGTCGCGCTCGCCGAGCGCTTCGGCTACCAGCGCAACTTCCAGCCCACCATGTCCTCGGCGGCGGCCCGGCAGGCGGCCTACGACGCGGACCGGGCGGCGTACGACGCCGCTCGCGCGTCGTACGCCGCCCTCGACCACGATGAGCTGCGGCTCGTCGCCGTGGCGGAACTCAGCGGGACGGGTCCCGGTCGTACAGCCGGCGCGCCCACAGGTAGCCCACCAGGCTGA